TACCTCTAGACACACAGTACATAGAATGTTCGTGCGGGTAGTTTGGGGGCTGCACATCATCAGTAAAGGGGCCATAGTTAAATATTACTCTGGCCTGTGTGTTGGAGTCAGTCCGTCTCTCTCCTCCCGCAGGCACCAGCTTATTCGAACATACGCGGAGCTGGTGGTGGCTAGTCTAGTTTTATTCTTGCTCCATCCATGAGACAACAGTCTCAATGTTTTCTCTGCATCGTAGACGAATTTAATGTTGGAACAGGGGTTAGGGTTATTTCCTTCCCAGTTATTTGTGTCTccggttttttttaaattactttggtgaaacaaagcaaaacatgTTATTGGCGATCAAATAAACTCTCCAAATGTCCCTGTGCTTGTAAAGgtaaagacagacaaaaggtacCTGTGAAACAAAGCAGGCTGTCGCTTCGTAATTCAGAAACCTAAGTGACTAATTCTAGAATTCCCTGAAACTGCCACTCATAACGACGACACCAAattctttaaagaaaagaaactggTACAAAAACAAACGAaaccatgggggaaaaaacatcCCTCTGGAGAAATTAGAATGATCAAaaccacaattttaaaaataactgcatctgaaaaataaaatcccaGTTTAAGAAAAAACAGAATATTGTAGGGGAAATAATTATACTACAgctttttaatttaaactgaaatatgGATTTGATTTTCCATTAATCTACCCATATCCCCCCATAAATAATGAACAAAAACtccattttaaatctgttttattgACTCTTCACATACATAAGCGCTTAGAAAAGGTTACGGTTCGGTTTGTTTTTAAGGTTGCTTTTGAAAGTATTTAACAATCAATTAACAAACAATCTTTCTGCGCCTTGGGGACAGTTGTGctgatttcattttgatttttggtgCTTTTTTAATACagaggcaaaaaataaaaaactcacaGATGCACCTGCTGCATATACATTTCAGATTTTTCTCAATTCCACGGCAAAAGTTACCTATCATTTCCCGTTCCCCTTTAAACATCACAGACTCACATCAAGGGTACATACATTTCTCTATAAGCACGCTACTCTATTCAATAAACATCTAGGAAATCTCAGTTAGTCACATGCCTCCCAGAAGGTCTGGGAAAAAGGGACAACAAAGATCAGAGGTGGGGTTATTTCCACACTCCTTCCCCTACCTCTAAAGAAATGAGAAGCACCCACAAATTAAGAGAGGACCAAGTCACACACACATCTCAAATTCTACAGCACGGCTCTATTAACACTGTCTAGGTACAGGTGACCCGCTAGATCACCTTGCGTATCTTTGATCGGATTGTCAGGACCGGTGTGGGTTTCAGTTACCcactcgtccatcctccccatacAGGGATTTGTACATCCCAGCGTGGGAAGGGCACAGCTGTTTGCATTGGACGGGGATGGGAGCTGTCCAGCACAAAAACTTGCTGAAATTGACAACACTCACGCTTGAAATTGACAACTGGCCTTGATTAAATTAAATCAGGATATCTTCAGATTTTCTTATGTAAAAGAGGGAGAAATAGTCAATCCATTGTATTTTAATTATAACAAACCAACATAGCTTTTAAAAAAGACCAGAGCCTCCGTTTAGGATTAATATGTTTGGAGCagatggtgtttttttttaaactttgtattTCAAATAGTGGgttaaatacttttttaaaggCCAATTCATTCcacttattttgtttaaaaactcgACCCCACCCTGAAGTACTTAGTGAGGCCAGAAAAACGGGTTGGGATCTGAATTCTGTTGGGTTTCCCCCACGCTGGGCTGTTGGCAGAAGTGTCTTTGGAAGGATGTAGCTGATCAACCAGTGAATGGCTCAGGTCCCCCATCGAGTTTGTATCTTACTGTATTATACAATATACAGGTTGGCGCGGTGGCTGGGGGGTGGCCAGAGGTCGGATCAGCGAGCTGGCTGCCTGTAGTTCCCATTGATCTCTTGGGAGATGTTCACAGCCTCGGCCCCCAGGGGCAGCCTGTCGCTGTATTCGGACCCCACCTCAAACTCCTCTGGGTTGGTTTTGGATTGGGACTCGGCGATGGATTCGGCCACCAGGCTCTCATCTCgctccagctccctctgcccctccgCCTCCCGCTCTGCCTCACCTTCTCCTGCCTCACTTGGGTTGTAGTTCTTCTCCGACTCCAGGTAAGAGGCCCGCGGATCGAAGTCGGCCGCCATGTGCTTCTCCATCTGATCTGGGTTCTGGGCCTTCATGATGAGTTTGTAGGTTTTGCCCTGATACTTGGTGATCAAGTGGCAGCAGGTGGCCCCCAGCAGGGGGACGGTGGCCAGGgccagcaggaagatgctgacCACCACGATGATGATGAGGGAGGGGATCTCCTTCTTGGTGgtgaagaccacttgcacctggCAATCCTCCCCCAGGTAAGTCAGGCAGACCGAGTAGTTGGTGCCGGGGGTCAAGCCCTGGAACCAGTAGGAGTTCACACCTTCCTCGATCCTGGACCACTGCACCATGGAGTGGCCCTGGCCGCTCTCCGCGCACAGGTAGAGCGCCCGCAGGTGGGCTTTTTCCGGTTGTCCGTAGAAGGGGGTGAGCTGCACCTTGGCCTCGTTCTCCGACACGTCCAGCGCGATGACGCCCAGGTCGAAGGTGTGCTGCTTCAGCTGGCTACTCTGGTTGAAGGCATGGTTGGAGACGTACTGGGTGTCCGCGCTGGAGCCGCAATTCTTCTCGAAGGGGGGCCGCTTGGAGGGGACCTGTTCCAGCCCTGGCGAGTGGGAGCTGTGccgggtggggctgaggggtttggaccTCTCTTCGGGGCTGAGGACGCTGTTCTTGGAGCCCTTGGGGCCCGGCTTCCTCTCCCCCGGCTGCGCTTTGCCTGCCAGGGGATCCTCCATGGGGCGGGCGGGGTATTTCTGGGCACCGGCCACAGCCACGTTGACCGAGGTCTGGTTGCTGCCCAGCTCGTTGGTGGCCAGGCAGGTGTAGGTCCCTTCCTCTCGCTTGCTCAGGTGAGGGATGACCAGGGTGCCGTTCCCGTAGACCACAAAGCGCTCTGCACTCTGCTTGGAGCTGCCAGCGGGTAGCTCGTTCCCAGCCCTCTCCACGCCGGGCCCCTTTATCTCCAGGGCTTGGCTGGCGGTTTGCACCTTCCAGCTGACCTCCGGCTGGGGGCTGCCCCTGACTCTGCAGTGCAGCAGGAGCGTGAAGCCGTCGTAGAGCTCGGTGTTGTCCAAGTTGGGGTGGTAGGTCAGCTGCACTGAGGGAGGCGCGCACTGCAGGTCTGGGATTCTCCCCAGTGGGACGCCTCGGAGGCTGTCCGGGGCTGCACAGCTGATGGAGTCCTTCTCGGGGATGGAGATCAGGGTGTTCTCAGCCCAGCTCTTCAGCCACAGGAGCCTGCAGGTGCAGTTGAAGGGGTTGTTGTAGATCTGCAAGTGAGACAGGGAAGTCAGCGAATCGAAAGTGCCCTCGGCGATGGTGGTGAACTTGTTGTTGTTGATGCGCAGGGACCTCAGGTCTTTCAGGGTGTGGAAGGCCTCCCAGGGCAGCTTCACCATGTGGTTGTTGTTCATCTTGAGCAGCTGCAGAGCGCTGAGGTTGTACAGATCCCCCCAGGGGAAGTCTACGATCTGGTTGCGGCTGATGTCCAGGTTCTTCAGCTGCACCAGGATGGCGAAGGTGCCCTGCTCGATGGCGCTGATCTCGTTGTGAGCCAGCCACAGCGAGGTGACCTGGGTGACCTCCACGAAGGAGCTCTTCTGCAGGGAGGTGATCTTGTTGGCGGACAGGCTGAGGGTGGTCACGTTGGAGGGCAGCCCCACGGGGACCGCCTGCAGATCTTTGTAAGCGCAGTCTGCGAACTGATGGGCGTATTTGTCCACACAGGAGCAGGGCTCCGGGCAGCCCTGGCTCACCCCCAGGAAAGCTGCGATCCACAGCCAGAGCAACGGGTCCATCTTCCTCCTGCAGCCAGAGACAGAGACATGCACGATTACCCCACCCGCTCCTAGACTCGGAGACACCGCTGCGCTCTCTGGCTGGGAGCAGCCTGGTCCCTCCGCTTTTCCCTTAGCCCAGGGAGAACAGAGAGCAGCGCTCTGCCCCCGACGGAAAATCCAAGTTAGCGAGAGCTCCCTGCTCAGGGGACAGTGCGCTGCGCACGCGGACCCCCGGACACTTGTGATGCGCAAGATAACATCAGCCTAAGCAGTAACACACCCAAACCAGAGATCAGAGCCAACAAATCATTGTTTCAATTCGTTTTCTTCCTGCCTGTCTATTTCTCTGTCTGCCTTTCTTTCATCGGATCGCATGCCGTTTGGAAGTTGCAAGGACTCTATATAACACGTCATTGAACCACGTTTCCGGCACACCCGAAACTCAGACAGCACCGTGCAGTTTTCATATTGCGTGAAAAATATACATTATCTAGTCTTTCCTTTTAAAAGCCCCGGTATCCCTTTCTTAGACTTTCCAGTTGAATTGGTCCTGAAGCTGTGTGGCACTGAACACCATGAGAAAGCTCACAGGAGAAGAAATACATTCCCCAAAAAGTGCTGTCTTAGATTGATAACAGAACAATTGATAAAGCAATGATTACAAACTTTGACAATAAAAAGCATGTAGCTAGGTCTGTCTTTTGCTGACCACAAATACATGAATatggaaatataaatatatatgtatataaaaaaacCTCCTGTGTAAAACCACGGTCAGATTTACCCTAATAACCTGTAGTTTCGCTGGTATTAATCTGAAGACAAACCGTGCCATGTAGAGGCTGCAGATCAGAAAGCTAGGGAAACATTAGCATTTCTGACATGTacccctgctgcttccctgcttCAGATGCGAAGACAAACACCCCTCTAGAAACAGACAGATCTAACATTTGGGGCTAAACCCGGGCCCCACGGGAGCCaatggcacaactcccattgactgcaagggAGCACGGATCCTATCTACTATAGCATCAGAAGAGATCTTGTCCTTTTTCCGATAGCAAAGCTGTTTGTACCTGAGGTCCCTTCTTTGAAATACACACTGTTAGTCCATCCTGTCATGCCTTTACAACCATGCCACGCGTGGCACACAAAAGCTACCACAATCTGGATAACTGCAGGCACCTCCCAAAGCCAAAAAGGAAAGGGATCCCTTCCAGCTAACGTCCTATGCTCAGGTGAAGTTTGCCCAGCCTTACCTGCTCAGCTTGGGAACTGGAGTGTCTCTATGGGGGCAGCTTCCAGGGAagcacccagctgcagaaaccaGTCTGAACTCCAGGCATTTAGTTGGGAAGTACAGGGAGCCCCAGAGATGGGTGGGCTGCTGTGGATCTGTTGCTCCTGGTGGTGGCTGGCTTTAATTTTGCAATCGCAGAGGCAGCACACATTTTTGGAGCTTTGAGCTGCCCAGGCTGCAAGTCCCACTATCCTGATGACTGATCCCCCCTtggccccctccctttttttaattGCTGCTGGGTTGGAGAGTCGGTGCGCGCGCCCGATGCGCCAGGGAGCGCGCCTAGCCTCTCCCACCTCCTGCATATTCTGAGTGTGTTAAAGCCGCAGGGACTCCCACCAAATCCAATGCAATATTTATCATGTCAATATGTTTCCCCGTACATGTGCCATCTTTCAactctctgccctcctcccccacattccATATTTAGTGAATCTATTTGTTGTGCACTAATTGGATGCAAATAGCTTCTAAGCACTTCAGTGTGGGGAGAAACAAaggagggggctggactagattaTCTGGGACGAGTCTGCTCTTTTGAAGGGTTTAAactcttttgaaagaaaaataaacatgcaGATGATTTGATGCAGCCTCAGTGAGAACAGATCGTGATCAACCTCACCTCCAAGCATGTGTTTGCATAAAGTCTTTTAGCTCCATCTCTCTCGACCTGCGTCTGCTAGTCCTTTCCGCCCAGAGCTCGTTGGGTTTTGAACTATATTAAACAAAATACATAACTGATTTTATCAGTAGAATTGATCCCCCTTCTCCAAGTAGTTCTGGAGGCACCGGCAGCATCTGAAAACAAGAAGGAAATGATGCTACCTCCGCCGAGCACGTTTTCTAATTCAACGAGGCAAGAGGGAAAACAATAAAACGATTGTTAAGTTTTAACCATTCAGCATGTACACAAATGAATGTTTGAAAAATCAACCCGAAATCATCTAAAATGGTTTGAATCACCATTGTACATATGTAATCAGAGATATACTCTGTACATATACTCTCAGATTTATTATGTTAAGGGAGAAATGACCTGATGAAGGAAAACCCACATGCAGGATAGAAATATACATTTTGGTGTACAGTAAGTCCATATAATGTTACTGTATAGTAGTAGGTGTAGACTCCTTTCACGTGCGGGTATGTATTCTTAACTAGATGTGTGTACAAATACATCCATCCATCAGACGTGGATGTGCACAGGTAAACCCACTATAATATTTTATACACTCACTTACGAACACATACAGGTACATTCATTACATGTTTGTACATCTATATACATAaacattatacacacacacatatattacacacatgcacacacacacacacacacacacacacacttactcaTGTGCAGGGAATATACACACATTGTATATAGAATATGTGCGACATGTGTCTACATATTCAGCCACACACGTTTGGGTGCGGAGGGACCCTCTGTGAATGAATAAGGGTTTATCCAGTTTTGCCTGGTGTCTCTAATAAGATCAATACCCTCTGTCATGCTCATACATATTTGAATGGCCAGGATTTAAATGAATGCCCcccaaaagggggtgggggtatcTGAAAAGAACCTCTGAAAAGGATACTCTGCTTCGGAAgaagcttttaaaattaaatattaacaTCCACAGAGCACAGTGCTTTGTTAAACAAACAGCGTGCCCTGAAACTGTTCTAAaactcatctttctttctttgcctcaTCTACACAGACATTTGCACTACTTTAGTTTAGCTGATTTACTTAAACCAGTTTAATTCATCTGACATAAATGCCTTCTTAAATTGGTTATCTTGGTTTAGTTTAAACCTGTTTCTAATTGCAGTAAACTAAACCGAAATGagcctggtttaaactgaaataagatcCACCATTCCACCTGattttttgcactggtttaataaaacagattaaaatcagacctttagttaaactggtgtcgCCCTGTGTAGGCAAATCCAAATTTGCCTACCTGCTCTGATCCCACTCGGAGGGTCTGCTGTGCTAAAATGCTCAGCATAGTCTCCCAACTCGCCAGGTTTATTTGCATGCATCTCCTGGAGGAACAAATCAGCCTGTACAAAGGTGAACGCTATCTGGCGTGATCATGCAAATTAAACCGTATAAAGCCACTGCCAAGGACATCTGTCATTGGCTGGAGTTTGGGgagagcagagcagagagagctGCAGTGGCTAGGGTGGGATTAACGTCAGCTCGACAACAGTAAAATAATCTTTGGCAACATAAAGGAAGTATTGGTGCTGGCGCGCTGCTGCCTTTCCGTGAAGATCTCAAAAGTCTGGTGAATCAAAATCCGTTATTTTCTCCTGAGCAAGCCTGTAACTTTTGGAAAGAAGATGAGCTTTTGCCCTGAGGATTGTGCATGGTCCTGTGGTTAAGTAAAGGTGCTGCATAAAGACTCAGAAGAGCTGTGctcagttcttggctctgccactgactccctgtttgaccttgggcaagttatttaattccccttggcctcagtttccccatctgtacaaagaGGGTAATAattctgtcttgcctatttagagtGTAAATCCTTTAtcacaggaactgtctgtttctatgggcctgatccaatgcccaccgACATtgatggaaagattcctattggcTTGGATCATGTCCgatgtgcttgtacagcaccgaCCGAAGTGAGCCCACTAACAACATGAATAAGAGGATTTAGAGCTTAGAGATGCATTTGCTTAGCATGATGTTGATCCAGATGCTATAGTACACTCTGAGGACTTTAGGGCGAGATGGAGATGATGGATTCAACAGTTTGCCCTGCCTATTACCGGATCTGCCTTTTGGGATCTCATCTGGGGTGAGGCGGTAGAAAAGATGCAATAGACTGGAAAAGCAGGTGAAGAAACTTACTTTACAGCTGAAAGACGAGTCTAATTATTTAATTGCCTCTGGGCTCCAAAGTCCCAGCCTCCCCTAATCACTCAGGGAAATCTACACTTGCGTATGATGGAGTCTAGAGCTACGGTGGCTCCAGCTCGGACGTTGCTTTCCTTAACAGTGCAGTGCTTTCTTGTAGGAGAACTGCAGGTCGGTCAGGATTAGAAAGGCAAAACTAGGGCTGATTAGTAGCTAGTTAGACAAGGGTTGCTTTCAGTTCCTCTGGTGCTGAGGACATCACTTTTTCTTTAACACTAAACAGCGAAATGCCTCCGTCTCTCAGCTGTTCCGCGGTGCCAGTCAGACAGTTCCTAGCCCCCCGAGCTCTGTCAGCATTAAGGGACCtgctatttatttttgaaaacagcTTAATAAAGGAAGCTCTCCGGGCTGTGTTACAAGCTTTTACAAACTGTGtctcctgttgctgctgcttaAAGCAGGCTGCACCAAAGGAACCAGCAGACAGCTCCCGCCCGCCACAACACGAACAGTTGAGGGGTGACCTCAGGGCTTCTTTCCTCACCCTGATGGGCCGGTGGTTGAGCTGTCTCTCCGAGAGAGACTCCTCATTATCCCCAGCAGCTTGAAGACCTGATTGTCTTTGTTTTGTCTTGGACTGGTACCCAAGTGGGAAGGAGGGGATGAAAGAGTCTGCGTTACAATGCTTGGTTCTCTGCGATCGCAGCCTGGTACCTGCTGTTACTCATAACAGAGGCGGTGGGCGGTTTTCGGCTAACGAGTGACCTGCTTGAGAAGGAGTGCAGTTTGTGTCCAGTCGGCAGGGACCCATTTCACAAGAGGAAGCAGGGGCGTTCGTTAGTGTTAATGATCACATCCCACGATGCTAGAGACAGGACATTAAGGGAGCTGGCCCATGGCTCTGACCCACTCCAGCAATTCCACAGGTGTCTGCAGAAAACGCCGCTGCACCTCCTGGAACAGACGTGGCCCTGTCCTTCCAACTGCTGGGCTTGGGGCAGGCAGAGGcagagggcccaatccaaagcccactgaagccaatgggaggtTTTTCACTCATGTCAGAAGCTTGGGCTCCGTCCACgttgggttgggggaggaggacaaaagggggcggggaggaagaaaGGCCTAGTGGATAAGGCTCTGTCCTGTCACTGAGGAGACCTAGCTTACATTCCTGGCCCCCTCTCTCCTTCTTGTATCTCCCCGCAGATGTCCCCTATGTGTCATGGTCTTATCTATTttgactgcaagctctttgggggcagggaccatctattactgggtgtttgtacagtaccaagcACAATGGTTTCCCACTCTTGGCTGGCCCTTAGGTACCACCAGAATACCCATATTATATACAAATGGGTACCTAGATGGATGAGGCGTGGGGGGAGGTGGGATAGAAGATGACCAACACATGGATTTGTGGGCTGGTGGGACAGTTGGAATTTAATATAGACCTGCAATAGAGGCCTCCCTATGGGATGGGGACCAAGCAGGTACTGgacacagtgttggtatataatactctaaatgctctttattgattacaaaacaaaccttacTCATTCCACATTCATACCCCAAACATactatagactcatagaatatcagggttggaaaggaggtcatctagtccaatccccttctcaaagcaggaccaatccccaactaaatcatcccagccagggttttgtcaagcctgaccttaaaaacctcaaaggaaggagatttcaccacctccctaggtaacacattccagtgcttcaccaccgtcCTATACCAGATCCCAAAGTCTGTTAGAGAAGGAGATTATTCCATTTGGGACATGCCCTTGGATGGAAGGTGTGGTGGAACTGGATGTAACACTTGATACCTTAGAAAACACGTTTGAGAAATATGTACAGCTGTACAAGCCTAATGCCCGTAAAAAGCAAATGGCCATAGTATGGCTGTTGTGGCAAGCTGTAAAAAAGGCAATTGCATGTAAGGGGGAAGTCTGtgcagagttacaaacattaCAAGAGAATTTTAAAACTTGCCAGGAAAATTTGTAATGGGAAGTGAGCAAGGCACAGATAATACAAACTGAGAACAAATGGGGAAACAAAATAGGGAATTAGAGAAAAGAATGATGGGTTGGGAAAAGATTAAAGCACACAAAGATAAATTAGACCAAGTGATAGGAATAAAACAGTTAATTTGAGATTTGActaaggaaaaggaagaggagatCACAAGCTTTTCTCACAGCCTGTGCCAGAAAACTATAGTAGCAttgaaaaagcaaatgaaaatacaGGAGCTGCAAGTTGTGGCTGTGTGTCAAAAAGAGAGTGATTTGGATTTGGATTCCAATTATATTTGTTACGGAGAGGACCTGCAAGGGAGTCAAGAGAAAAGGGTGGAAATATGGTTTATGGCTTTTAtgttttttgaatatttggggaATATAGTTTTGGGGATATGGTTGGGTTTTTATTGTTTATTAATCAGATATGAGTAAACAAGATTCACCAAGAATCAAGGCAGATGAACACCCATATAGGAGGGAAGCCCCAACTATTGTGGATCTAACAATCTGATTGGAAGGAGCGCAAGTAAACATAAGTGCACAATATCCAGAGTGTATGCCATATGCCTTGTCTCTGTTACAAGCGTGGCAACAACGATGGGGAGATGGGACTATATGAAATAAGAGAGGTGTAGGTGAATATATCGTAGGTAGTATTGGAGCTGGAGTTTTAAACTAATTTGATATTGAGACGTTACAAGGGAAAATATCAGCTTTGGGTAAGATTTTGGGGGCTACACAGACATGTGCCACAGAATTTTGGTGCATTATCGGAACAAGGAATAAGTGTGGAACTCCAACTGAAACAAGCCCAAGCCTTGAAAACATCTCTAAATGTAAATCTGTTTGATGTAGCTGAAATTGAAAATAAAACTGTATTAGCAATATAGTACAGATACAAACCTATGGGTTACAATACATACAGAGAATGGTTAATCTGTTAAGTAACGGACAGTGGCCTTTTGAATGGTTCAAAGATCCTCATACATGGAATCAACGAATTACAGGATGGAAGAAATATATGGAGTTTAATGGGATCAAGCCACTCTGAGGGGAGAATGGAAAGGCAGAATGCTGCTATACAacacagggaagcaaagaaaagcaGCAATGGCCTGGGTGTTGCCAAAAATTATTAATGAAGAGTTATGGGAAATAGAAATAAGTGGGACATGCTTGATTCAAGAAGAAGGGGATTATAAATTTGTAGAATTAACAAAACATCATGAAGAGTGGGGAAGAAGCAAATAGGTGTGCCCACAACTAACTTGGTCCTTAGAGGGATGTCATTTGAACCATTCAAGCGGACAATGTACCATGCAATATTTAGCCTCTAATGGCACAAGAATGTTTGGTTTAGGCAATGGGTGTATTTGTGTGTTAACCActgaaaaacatttattttggggaagtatGACAGAAAAAGGCCCAACTGAGTCATGTAAATGTATAGTAACAGAGGTCATTGTTAATGGAATTATTTATCAAGgtcctctatttaaaaaaaaaggaaattgtttGGGAACCAAAAAATGTGGACTGGTCCTTTGATTTGGGGATACATTGGGAATACATTGGGAAAAACTGGTGGATGAAAGTGAAAAAATCAGGCAATATACATAAGATATATCAAAGTCTGCTCAGctgggaaaaataaacattttgatcCACAATGGTCAAATATTAAAATTGGGGAAAGAAGGAGAATTGGTAATTTCTCATTGGTATGATGTTTTTAAAGGATGGTCTCCCAGTGTCACAGCTCTTCTAAATTTAATGCTAAATCCTATCGTGATATTATTTGCATTAATGATTTTGTTAACCTTTATTATGCTATATTTATACTGCTGAATAAGAAAGCGACAAGAAGTTTTGGAGCAAGTGATATATAAAATTGAATTGCTTGCAAAATTATAAAGTGATACAATAATTAAGGGCATAATCATGTATCAAGAGGGGGTAAtgctgaaatatatatatatacatatatatatatatatcccaacACCACCCCTAAACACACAAATGAAGAACTGAATTCCACTCTGATTATCGATGCCTCCTCCTTttgtggcccaatcctgcagtctttgcTCAGGCAAAACCCAGCCTAGGAGTCCAAGGCAGTTTTGTCTATGTAAACAGTGCAGGGGTTGCCCAGGCATATGAGGTTACCAGATCCCCTCTATGGAACTTCTGACCAAGACCCCACCTGTATTTCtttgggatgaaattcacccctgtgtggAAAGCCAGCACTAGACCCAGACACCTATTGCTAGCAGTACATATATTACCATGTGCAACTTTTTACCAAGTACATTGGGCCGGGACTTGGAAAGGTGACACCATGCCCCGCTGATTGGATCCTCAGCAATTTTGTATGGGACTTTCTAGAGGATGAGCTCTGACCAAGATGACAGTTACCGTAATTCGTTGACCCCTTTTCTACCTCCTACTAAGACTTCTTAGtccatcaaaaagaaaaggagtacttgtggcaccttagagactaaccaatttatttgagcatgagctttcgtgagctacagctcacttcatcggatgcatactgtggaaacagcctatgcacagtatgcatccgatgaagtgagctgtagctcacgaaagctcatgctcaaataaattggttagtctctaaggtgccacaagtactccttttctttttgcgaatacagactaacacggctgttactctgaaattagtcCATCAAGTGACCAGAGACAAGGTGCTGAAATACTGCATCTGTGTTTTTCAAGACATGTTCCGGTGACTGTGTGCATGGGGCGAGGTGTCTTGATGCTAGAAACAGGTCATGGAAAAGACCTCTTGAACTCTCCAAGTGCAGATAGCAGAGTGATTTTTCCT
The nucleotide sequence above comes from Natator depressus isolate rNatDep1 chromosome 10, rNatDep2.hap1, whole genome shotgun sequence. Encoded proteins:
- the ISLR2 gene encoding immunoglobulin superfamily containing leucine-rich repeat protein 2 isoform X3 codes for the protein MDPLLWLWIAAFLGVSQGCPEPCSCVDKYAHQFADCAYKDLQAVPVGLPSNVTTLSLSANKITSLQKSSFVEVTQVTSLWLAHNEISAIEQGTFAILVQLKNLDISRNQIVDFPWGDLYNLSALQLLKMNNNHMVKLPWEAFHTLKDLRSLRINNNKFTTIAEGTFDSLTSLSHLQIYNNPFNCTCRLLWLKSWAENTLISIPEKDSISCAAPDSLRGVPLGRIPDLQCAPPSVQLTYHPNLDNTELYDGFTLLLHCRVRGSPQPEVSWKVQTASQALEIKGPGVERAGNELPAGSSKQSAERFVVYGNGTLVIPHLSKREEGTYTCLATNELGSNQTSVNVAVAGAQKYPARPMEDPLAGKAQPGERKPGPKGSKNSVLSPEERSKPLSPTRHSSHSPGLEQVPSKRPPFEKNCGSSADTQYVSNHAFNQSSQLKQHTFDLGVIALDVSENEAKVQLTPFYGQPEKAHLRALYLCAESGQGHSMVQWSRIEEGVNSYWFQGLTPGTNYSVCLTYLGEDCQVQVVFTTKKEIPSLIIIVVVSIFLLALATVPLLGATCCHLITKYQGKTYKLIMKAQNPDQMEKHMAADFDPRASYLESEKNYNPSEAGEGEAEREAEGQRELERDESLVAESIAESQSKTNPEEFEVGSEYSDRLPLGAEAVNISQEINGNYRQPAR
- the ISLR2 gene encoding immunoglobulin superfamily containing leucine-rich repeat protein 2 isoform X2 — translated: MARRKMDPLLWLWIAAFLGVSQGCPEPCSCVDKYAHQFADCAYKDLQAVPVGLPSNVTTLSLSANKITSLQKSSFVEVTQVTSLWLAHNEISAIEQGTFAILVQLKNLDISRNQIVDFPWGDLYNLSALQLLKMNNNHMVKLPWEAFHTLKDLRSLRINNNKFTTIAEGTFDSLTSLSHLQIYNNPFNCTCRLLWLKSWAENTLISIPEKDSISCAAPDSLRGVPLGRIPDLQCAPPSVQLTYHPNLDNTELYDGFTLLLHCRVRGSPQPEVSWKVQTASQALEIKGPGVERAGNELPAGSSKQSAERFVVYGNGTLVIPHLSKREEGTYTCLATNELGSNQTSVNVAVAGAQKYPARPMEDPLAGKAQPGERKPGPKGSKNSVLSPEERSKPLSPTRHSSHSPGLEQVPSKRPPFEKNCGSSADTQYVSNHAFNQSSQLKQHTFDLGVIALDVSENEAKVQLTPFYGQPEKAHLRALYLCAESGQGHSMVQWSRIEEGVNSYWFQGLTPGTNYSVCLTYLGEDCQVQVVFTTKKEIPSLIIIVVVSIFLLALATVPLLGATCCHLITKYQGKTYKLIMKAQNPDQMEKHMAADFDPRASYLESEKNYNPSEAGEGEAEREAEGQRELERDESLVAESIAESQSKTNPEEFEVGSEYSDRLPLGAEAVNISQEINGNYRQPAR
- the ISLR2 gene encoding immunoglobulin superfamily containing leucine-rich repeat protein 2 isoform X1 produces the protein MELKDFMQTHAWRRKMDPLLWLWIAAFLGVSQGCPEPCSCVDKYAHQFADCAYKDLQAVPVGLPSNVTTLSLSANKITSLQKSSFVEVTQVTSLWLAHNEISAIEQGTFAILVQLKNLDISRNQIVDFPWGDLYNLSALQLLKMNNNHMVKLPWEAFHTLKDLRSLRINNNKFTTIAEGTFDSLTSLSHLQIYNNPFNCTCRLLWLKSWAENTLISIPEKDSISCAAPDSLRGVPLGRIPDLQCAPPSVQLTYHPNLDNTELYDGFTLLLHCRVRGSPQPEVSWKVQTASQALEIKGPGVERAGNELPAGSSKQSAERFVVYGNGTLVIPHLSKREEGTYTCLATNELGSNQTSVNVAVAGAQKYPARPMEDPLAGKAQPGERKPGPKGSKNSVLSPEERSKPLSPTRHSSHSPGLEQVPSKRPPFEKNCGSSADTQYVSNHAFNQSSQLKQHTFDLGVIALDVSENEAKVQLTPFYGQPEKAHLRALYLCAESGQGHSMVQWSRIEEGVNSYWFQGLTPGTNYSVCLTYLGEDCQVQVVFTTKKEIPSLIIIVVVSIFLLALATVPLLGATCCHLITKYQGKTYKLIMKAQNPDQMEKHMAADFDPRASYLESEKNYNPSEAGEGEAEREAEGQRELERDESLVAESIAESQSKTNPEEFEVGSEYSDRLPLGAEAVNISQEINGNYRQPAR